The genomic stretch cagctgcttggcttaaggccaaatattagcacagttaaaactgcccaattagcagtcaactaatgcaagtgaaatgactacattttgtaacaaaatttctacaatttgtgttttgtctttaattaatgtgttttacctgctacatggcttatctgtgtacatgtatccatagttttgttttcagTACTTAATTAATAATATTATCTTTCTTtaagcacagaccaggattggcaaccataaatcatgaataatttaatataatgtcagtaaaACGTTGTTTTgttctaatctaatccttgattatagcagactatatgtaatatgaaaaatggtaaattgttctttgagtgcaacaagaaaagcccaatgtgtttaatgccttttattttatattttaaccttgtaaaattgttctttgactgtgagtgtttaatgtagtgtaagattttctgttaaaataaagccaatattgacatttttttgtaattccatttatttggaaaagtatctatacatttagtaccggtactacattattggtatggggacaaccctagtgtgtagtgtttcatggccattcatttagtgccttgccagaatgatggatcaatgtttacatgacttgtcaTAGACTCAGAAAAGTTCAGCTAGAATCACAGAAAGTAGAAATCATCTGCTGTGATGGACATTAGGATACTACAAGCTAGTAGTGGGGAAAAAGTCAATATTGAAATACATcacaaaactaaaaaagataataTCTATCTCAAATAAGTCTGTAGTTAAGAAGTAGAGGACTTTTTTAGATATTAATAAATTTGATCCACTTTCTGTACAATTGTAATGatcattttatttactttgtttttcGACACAATTTTGCCAATAAATTATAACTGGCATCTAGAGtacttatatacatttattttaagctgtttattttttcatttttcagtgaCTTTGTAAAAATCGCAGTAAAACTCCATGTCACAATATTACAATAGACtattgtatcgtgactcaagtaccgtgatacatagtttatcatgaagtcctttccaatacctcgtctagggctggacaattatgacaaaacataataataacaattattttgaGTGATTTAAATAacataattatttattcatttgaaaacGTAAAAACAGTACCACCAATACTTAATGTTAAATATAATCTAAAAGAATAACTGTCACTACACGGGTCAAAAaaaagctaagctacaggaatcacTACGGGTTCAAAAAGGAGCGAGGCTAACGCCACGCTACTGGGaactgtagttaagctacatagcgtcgctacttgttgtgcactactgcccatcactgattctaactcgtaaataaaggcCAACAAAACTCAGCTAACAATGCAAGTAATGGGAATGCACTCTATttcgcctactcagtggcctagtggttagagtgtctgccctgagatcggtaggtcgtgactataaaaatgggacccattacctccctgcttggcactcagcatcaagggttggaattgggggttaaatcaccaaaaatgattcccgggcgcggccaccgctgctgctcactgctcccctcaccttccagggggtgatcaagggtgatgggtcaaatgcagagaataatttcgccacacctcgtacttcaacttttttttttaaaactctaaAAAATATCCAAAATTATCAAGCAATTTTTTAtaaacacgctgtaagtatataagtaatgtaataacaggcacattcataataacatgtaatatttacatattttcatcattttttatcattttaagcaaacaacgcgtgtcccaatgatcctagaagctatgttgtccgggggcttctatgccccctggtagggtcacccaagacaaacaggtactaggtaagggatcagacaaagagcagctcaaagacctctatgaaaagtacaaatcgaggacctagatttccctcgcccggacacgggtcaccggggctcgcctctggagccaggcccagaggtggggcacggtggcggccgggctcagctcgaagaggcaacgtgggtcacccctccaatgggctcaccactcatgggaggggtcatagaggtcgggtgcgctgtgagctgggcggcagccgaaggcagggcacttggcggtacgatcctcggctacataagctagctcttgggacgtggaatgtcacctcactgggagggaaggagcctgagctggtgcacgaggtggagaagttctggctagatatttgatttatttttatgctTGCTTTAGTCATACataccaaccctcccgtttttagcgggagactcccggtattcagcgcctctcccgataacctccggcAGaatttttctcccgacaaactcccggtattcagccggagctggaggccacgccccctccagctcaatgcggacctgagtggggacagcctgttctcacgtccgctttcccacaatataaacagcttgcctgcccaatgacgtcataacatctagggcttttagagagtagagtgcacaactgcgcacacaacaaggagacgaagcagaagaacgaggaagttaccgacatggcgacgccgtcgacgagcaagatgaagaaatacgcttgcaagttccaaaacgaatggaaacacgaatttcagttcatccaggacagtttgaaggggaaggggtatgtaattatgttgcctgtacttctccattgaacaaggtggccgagtcatgaacggaggagaagttaaacaggacaatactgccacctactggatagcccccagaacactgaaattcaagtatttattttatttatatgtataataaaataaataaataaataaataaataaataaatatatatatatatatatatatatatatatatatatatatatatatatatatatatatatatatatatatatatatatatagctagaattcactgaaagtcaagtatttcatacatatatatatatatatatatatatatatatatatatatatatatatatatatatatatatatatatatatatgtatgaaatacttgagttggtgaattctagctgtaaatatactttcatcttaaccacgccccccgccccaaccacgcccccaccgaccacgccccctcccttcttctagcttatttgggggaccctttcacttaccaccatccttaaatGATATTCaatactattgtaattgttctatggtattgagAATAAACTTGAGTCCACGCCTGGAAGCAGACACCTCGTTGGATATTCatacattgtgatatatattgtaaGAGCGGGAGGGGAAGAGCGCGTCCGGACAGCCCTGTGGAAGTCGCCGTGTTGAATGATACGAGGGACAGATAGCGTTCAGACAAATTGTATTAGAATTGTATCCAATAGGGAATAAATACTTCAGTTTTTAAGTTTGTACATGGTGTCCTCTTTAAACATCTTCTGGCTCCAGATTAAATGAATACGACGACAGTACCAACACATTAAACAAGTCTAATGATTGTTTCAAGGACAAAATGTTtctatccacaaactcaaaaatgatttCAACAAAAAGTGTCTGCATAGTTTTTAGTACATGTCGTATCAGAGGATGAGAAACTTTACAGACacaaacaaaaagtctgattgAAAAATATTTACATGTGAAAATGCCTTTTTCTGATTgaattagtgggtgtgttaaaTCTCCCAGTTAGGACGAATACAGTAGTtcagtcacacacacattctctcaTTGCCTGCAagatagtgatgggatcggcagttcttttgactgtactgaatcactagaatcagttccttaaaatgattcgttcaaaaaatttgttcaccgaatccccacccaaaataaaaaaattggaggggggggggtgcgtagtacagtacagtgcagacatttgcgggagaagcagcaaataggcgcccacacaacactaccgcccctccccgaATCatgttcgcgaacgacacaacactaagggggcgccccttagtacagtacgtagtacagtacagtgcagacattcgcgggagaagcagcaaatagggtgaacgcgttaatctaacaacaacaacagttgcagtagaagggataataataataataataataataataataataataacaataataataataataataatggtaaatggtaaatgggttatacttatatagcgcttttctaccttcaaggtactcaaagcgctttgacactatttccacattcacccattcacacacacattcacacactgatggcgggagctgccatgcaaggccctaaccacgacccatcaggagcaagggtgaagtgtcttgctcaaggacacaacggacgtgactcggttggtagaaggtgggaattgaaccaggaaccctcagattgctggcacggccactttcccaaccgcgccacgccgtccccccataataatatgaattagaattgatccccaaggatacatttatttttgttacaataactgtgtaaataatagcctatgtatgtgtacatacattagttattatttttattttaaatcttctcaaaacagcctgccctacactttaccccccgcccccgcagagcagagagcgttgtcgttcactgagtgattcatgtcgttaatccgcggtgaacgaatcgttcgctcagtccctcccccctgccctctcattggctgcgtcgttcgccgacgtcgagggttcagtgagtcacagaatgcgccagttccactgataccggcatggtcgtggcggagctcaactgaactgagaaaggaaccaatcagttcatgaagtgattcggttcaggtacgttcactcaaaagattcgttctatcgaacgaatcgttcgcgaacgacacaacactactgcAAGTCTGCAATCGGGGCAGAATTAGTGTTGgctgcagcagatagtgaaaATGAAGTCTGTCACTAAAGTTGCTGCTTCTTTTCAATGctgtgtttcaacttctatgctagtgttagtcatatttcttcATTTGATtattctgggctgcacttccgaGCTGTGTAAGGGAAAGAGGCACAACGCTGATTGGACATTAATTACGTCGTGACCGTGGAACAGGAGGTTTCGCACACACAaggacaaaaacacacacacattctcacacacacaggatcacggtcaataaaggcggaTTCACGCAGGATTATACCAAGTATCGTTGCttgcctactgtttactactgcagtaacatcaacagacatttccgccattttGGATCGAGGTAAAAATGCTAacagcttctttgtttacattgttcaacAAAGTCGGCTGATTTCTGCTTTTAGGGCTTGCAATTCAAATAGCTTTCAAATGAGGGAACGCaacacactcaccttcatcttcgcttttcagattgttctccgttggtggcgctgattctctttcatgttctcttttagcggacgtcgccatcttagcatagcagtagtcgtccatcttctatcacgtcttcaatcttcacttcagataacacgccATCGCTCCACACTCAAAGTCCGTTTCCTGGGCTTAGGAAAAGGCGAATAGTTGAGGTATTTGATGCTATTTTTGAATCTATAAGATCGTAAATGTGAAACTTCTCCGGAAAGCCACGTCgcttagtccgccatcttggtTTTTCCGCTTTACTACTGTTCGAtgtgtttgcgcatgcgccagaaGTGTGCCACTTCCGATcgacaactgcactttaaaaaataaaataccttttaaatAACTAGCGGCCCTTTTCATATTTTCTTGCATTTCTGGCTCATAATTGAAGTGCTCCTTATCgcaaaaacatttttgatatcaaaatacttTGGAGATAGAAATTCAACAAAAATCGACAATGTTGTATTCTGTCTTTTAGTGGGTTCAAGCAAACGGCAAGTTGTTTGACAAAGTAAGTGTTGTGAAAGTGTGAAACTCACACTACCCCAGTATACATTTTCAACATTATAACATTTCACCCTTTTGAAAATACAAAAAGGTTTTTTCCTCTTGACTTttatcggatttaacaaaacctcatggagctggatgcaatcttacttggaggggagggagcaggtggtagaggtgaacagcacccccccccccccccttccccccccctcttggtgagctgtggagtcccccaaggcagtatattgggacctttactgttcctaatatacataaacgacatgtcatcggcatgcgactgtgaattgtttttgtttgcggatgactctgccttgctggtatccagcaaggacaagtcacaggtggagaaaatcctcagtgctgagctctgtagaacttgcacctggctcgctgacaataaactatccatacacttgggtaaaacagaatccatcctgtttgggtcccacatcaaccttaagaaagtcagtgacttcactataaaagtgggtgatattgttatcatcaggaaagatgaggtcacctacctaggttccattctagaggctaatctttcctgtgataaaatggcaaccaaggtaatcagaaaggttaaccaacgagcaagatttctctacagaatctcctctctggtcaacaaaagcaccatgacgattctggcgggaactctcgttcaaccctttttcgattacgcatgcacctcctggtaccctagcacctccaaaaccctcaaatctaaactccaaacatcccagaacaagctagtcaggttacttctagacctccaccccagatcacacctcactcctacccatttctccaaagtgggctggctcagggtggaggacagagtaaaacaacttgcactgagcctagtctataaaatccactacacctccctgataccgaagtacatgtcaaactacttccttgacGTAAatgacaccagggggagctccactaaccacgttaaacccagattccgaactaacaaaggtcttaactcattctctttctatgccacatcaatgtggaatgcgctcccaacaggtataaaagaaagggcatctctatcctccttcaaaaccgcaataaaagttcacctccaggcagctacaaccctaaactaacacccctccccggattgctaataatcaaatgtaaacaatcaaatgcagatactttttcttatgccttctgatctctctctctctctctctctctctctctctctctctctctctctctctctctctctctctctctctctctctctctctctctctctctctctctatgtccactacttgctgtccatatcctaccccccctccacacccatgattgtaaataatgtaaataattcaatgtgattatcttgtgtgatgactgtattatgatgatagtatatatgatagtatatatctgtatctgaatcaatttaagtggaccccgacttaaacaagttgaaaaacttattcgggtgttaccatttagtggtcaattgtacggaatatgtacttcactgtgcaacctactaataaaagtctcaatcaatcaatcaatcagtaatATCCTCATTGAACGATGACTTGTACTCGACCTCGGACCAACTGCACTCAGTGAGGAAACAAACACGCTCACATAAATATTGCTCTTATTGCAAGCATAGACAGCAGAACACTTCTATTTTCACTTTTGTACACTGACTTTAGTTATCTGCTGCACTGACAAGATGCCTGCTCGGTGCGTGTTGGCGACTGTAGCCAAACTGCTGTGTCAAAACTGCCGTGTGACGTCACCATTGACCTTTTTCTTTTACACCAACCCgggaacatgaaaacaaaataacgGGCTCTGTTGGCCACTTACTTAATAAACATACAGGACAAAGTGCGTCCTGATTCTTTGAttctattttaaacttgatgtgtgccgatgataagaaagtttgtcgctgcattACTGACTAATAACCTCAGTTTTATCTGAAGTTCCATCGAGGTTTGTTTTGAAGCGAAAGTGGGCGCAGAGCACATCCCTCTACCACTGGTGTGTGACGTCATCGCTGCCTGTGCAATGCGCACTGCCTTCCTGCGCCGGTCAAAAccaacactgtgattaatcatcattcatttatggtaacgcaatatattatttttaataatcacatgcgttaacgcaTTAACATTGACAGCCTTAGTTGAAAGCCATACTTTTTTTCTGAAACTCATCAAATCGCATACCTGTAAATTGTGGCCCATTATCAgtgttactccctccgaggtcttaatcaaggctcaagtCGTTCGTTTTTCTCACAGACATTTATTTCAGCCACGTCTTCTTCACGTTACCAACGATGCCAAATATAATGCCGTCagaagtaataaaataagcaaacagaacttacaattagtctgacatccaaAAAGGAAAACACATAGATTTCACAAACATATCAGAAGTAATCATACCTCGTTGGCCTCATAAACTCCAAGgcaaaaaagtttattttcaatccgagactccattaacgtcttccacatcaaacacttgtcgtctcatgctgcttccttaattccctcacatattaattgtccccccaacaacaTGACCAAACcggaaacaaaacatatattccCCACTCAATTGACATGGGTTTCTAACAAAAATAACGTTAACATAAACTTGCATGAATTAACCCAAGATAATacctttttaatcacattatgtgtacaatatgaacttatctttatgcattgtatttatttattttcaccaactatgacattatatatcaaatatacatgttgcttctgtcagcagctacactgacattgatgtgtctctgagaactgaacacatttttataacttataacaaaatgtgtgtatacagtaacctgctcacatgagtcagattacagtaggggtgtcaaactcattttagctcaggggccgtatggaggaaaatctatttccacgtggacgtgactggtaaaatcatggcatgataacttaaaaatacgagtatgacaacttcagatggttttctttattttacttcgacaagcacattctgaaaatgtacacatcacaaataatcctcttgacaaaacacttcaagttagttagaAATTCTGAGGATAAaaaatggtgcattttcaaaaacactttgaagaacacaatgaatttaggcttaatctcagtgtttctacaaagcaattaaactttaagtcacagcccatctaggattgaacaaaaacaaaataaagcatgaataaagctgcattttaagtggggttactgattggttattttactcctgttttacgtagtattgagggggaggagtcacagcccgctttaccgtgtacctcttgcttggtatccttgctcgccccggtataaactatttgcttgcctaacagaattgctattgcgacatccagtggatacatttagaacagcagtttctttcattaaaaaatgcagcTGAATTTTACAATTCGCAAACTCATCTCAAACCGGTTATGaccgaatgtcgagggaggtgggggttgggttgtgggtgttgtgggttaattgttcatatgtctctgatttgcacatcaatcagtctgaggagtaaaagttggcagtttgttatgcaaacagttacccagcatcacttatgcgtcaacgtcagttttgatatatctcaactttgcagtgaaaaagggtgtagtgcaggtttttgagtgtgcacaaacttgacacatgaggccccaggtccctggactgaagaaggagtaaccaagcactcgaagcatcatctatcttactgttcaggaaggtttcagatacagagaagacatggggtcatgagtagataagattatgctccaaataatccaagtttgtatgaatacctcagatatttgtgaaagatgcagtgaggaggtcctgggtagggtggatgtcgccacatatgagcaacataccacaaactaaacagctaattggttattttcccttgtgtgttcttgtgtgttttaCTGCGGCTGCATTAtgtgggaaccttttacagcacactgaacaactaaatgttttttctcctgtgtgtgttctcatgtgtcgccacAAAGAGCCGTTATGaggaaagcttttaccacaaactgaacaattcaaTGGTCTtagtccagtgtgtgttctcatgtgttgagtcaatttGTTTTTATTAGAAAATCTTCtgctacaaactgaacaattatatggtttttcacctgtgtgtgttctcatgtgttgagtcaaacggaAATTTCGAGAAAAGCCTTTGCCACAAACGGAacacttaaatggtttttcacctgtgtgtgttctcatgtgttcagtcaaatggctattttgagaaaagattttgccacatacagaacaatgaaatgttttttcacctgtgtgtgttctcatgtgttgagtcaaacggaAATTTCGAGAAAAACTTTTGCCACAAATTGAACAATTAAATCTTTTCCCACCtatgtgcgttctcatgtgttgagtcaaaatgctattttgagaaaagctgttaccacaaactgaacaattaaatggtttttcacctgtgtgtgttctcatgtgttgagtcaaatggcaattctgagaaaatattttgccacatacagaacaatgaaatggtttttcacctgtgtgtgttctcatgtgttgagtcaaatggcaaTTTCGGGAAAAGATTTTGCCACAAACAGAACAATTaattgttttttcacctgtgtgtgttctcatgtgtagagTCAATATGCTATTTTGagtaaagcttttgccacaaactgaacaattaaatggtttttcacctgtgtgtgttctcatgtgttcagtcaaacggcaatttcga from Entelurus aequoreus isolate RoL-2023_Sb linkage group LG17, RoL_Eaeq_v1.1, whole genome shotgun sequence encodes the following:
- the LOC133632384 gene encoding zinc finger protein OZF-like translates to MDDYCYAKMATSAKREHERESAPPTSSKSPTEIKTKDEDVQQLIGYPEEVSPQLGGSSTLKQETPQPPCIKKEEEELCITQEGECLLGREEADYTKFPLSIIFVKTEDDEEKPQVDNLLAPLSDSEAEDEVEVTLSSDKDCEGDMRTHTDNKHSECSTKKRGKTCLSCSVCAESFTKKSLLTVHMRTHTGEKPFNCSVCGKSFLVKRNLTQHMRTHTGEKAFNCSVCGKSFSRNSMLTQHMRIHTGEKPFNCSVCCKSFSRNCRLTEHMRTHTGEKPFNCSVCGKSFTQNSILTLHMRTHTGEKTINCSVCGKIFSRNCHLTQHMRTHTGEKPFHCSVCGKIFSQNCHLTQHMRTHTGEKPFNCSVCGNSFSQNSILTQHMRTHIGGKRFNCSICGKSFSRNFRLTQHMRTHTGEKTFHCSVCGKIFSQNSHLTEHMRTHTGEKPFKCSVCGKGFSRNFRLTQHMRTHTGEKPYNCSVCSRRFSNKNKLTQHMRTHTGLRPLNCSVCGKSFPHNGSLWRHMRTHTGEKTFSCSVCCKRFPHNAAAVKHTRTHKGK